One genomic region from Chondrinema litorale encodes:
- a CDS encoding glycoside hydrolase family 2 TIM barrel-domain containing protein, whose amino-acid sequence MKLYKLLFTLLLFISFNTFAQRSSQLINFDWKFSLGDIPEAKNPDFDDASWQTVHLPHDASIAGPFMEDSLNSDRKNGFLPRRKGWYRKSLTLTDAINDNKVFLEFEGIYRDARVYVNGKEVAHQLNGYEAFLADITEVAQVGENTIAVSYGNTDMESSRWYNGEGIYRDVKLLITAPIHIDYNGTYVFTPSITKEKAQVNIHTEVFNETESIEEITLSSEVLNPAGKSMGKVSDIVPVGVGEVYTFKQKMDVANPELWGIETPNLYKVITSVIKDGKVIDAYETNFGIRTVEFDRNQGLLLNGEKVFVKGVNLHHDLGPLGAAAFERGFERRLEGLKKLGCNGIRLSHNPHDTYMLDWCDRNGMLVLDEAFDKWNDQFFGEGNSFDDHWKSSLKAFVKRDRNHPSVFLWSVGNETRQQRSPKADFGVPMLKEMVSFIHNFEPSRKVTCGLHPSRKSGAYRTENYYREGPPEMEFYMDVVSTNYREEFWPVDKANYPQLMFILSEAQAGNLGNEWFNINHHSSVGLFYWGGTDYIGESFGWPAKGWPNGIIDWDDHWKPFSYYIHSLFSEEPMVYITAYDEGNATAKLWNEVKLRYQPMFSHWNWQGKDSVQLLTFSNCQEVELFVNDKSMGVKKVPEEYYTKDITAHSAEEYDPENPPLLGPEMHKKLEWKIPYSTGTIRAEGKINGKVVSTHELKTTGKAASIELVADREKIKANGLDLSYITVKVVDKNGLLIPDAANEIKFMVTGEGTNAGVGNADISSNEPFVSDQRKVFQGKALLVIRSSRTPGKITIKAKARGLKTGVLEIESE is encoded by the coding sequence ATGAAACTATACAAACTACTGTTTACCCTACTTTTATTTATTTCTTTTAACACTTTTGCACAACGATCATCTCAGCTCATCAACTTCGATTGGAAGTTTTCGCTAGGAGATATTCCAGAAGCCAAAAATCCAGACTTTGATGATGCCAGTTGGCAAACCGTACACCTTCCACACGATGCCAGTATTGCCGGCCCTTTTATGGAAGACAGCCTAAACTCTGACCGCAAAAATGGATTTCTACCCAGAAGAAAAGGTTGGTACAGAAAATCGCTCACACTTACTGATGCTATAAATGATAACAAAGTATTTCTTGAGTTCGAAGGTATTTATCGTGATGCAAGGGTGTATGTAAATGGCAAAGAAGTCGCTCACCAACTTAACGGGTACGAAGCATTTCTAGCAGATATTACAGAAGTGGCTCAAGTGGGCGAAAATACAATCGCTGTGAGTTACGGCAATACCGACATGGAAAGTTCACGATGGTACAATGGCGAAGGTATTTATCGCGATGTAAAGCTATTAATAACAGCTCCAATTCATATCGATTACAATGGAACTTATGTTTTTACACCTTCCATCACCAAAGAAAAGGCACAAGTAAACATCCATACAGAAGTTTTTAACGAGACTGAAAGCATAGAAGAAATCACATTGAGTTCAGAAGTTTTAAATCCGGCTGGCAAATCAATGGGCAAAGTGAGCGACATTGTGCCAGTTGGAGTAGGAGAGGTGTATACTTTTAAGCAGAAAATGGATGTAGCCAATCCAGAACTTTGGGGAATTGAAACACCAAACCTTTACAAGGTCATCACTTCAGTAATTAAAGATGGAAAAGTAATAGATGCTTACGAAACCAATTTCGGTATAAGAACAGTAGAATTCGACAGAAATCAAGGCCTTTTATTGAATGGAGAAAAGGTATTTGTAAAAGGAGTAAATCTACACCACGATTTGGGTCCATTGGGAGCCGCTGCATTCGAAAGAGGTTTCGAACGTCGCTTAGAAGGATTAAAGAAATTAGGTTGTAATGGTATCAGATTGAGCCATAATCCGCATGATACTTATATGCTAGACTGGTGCGATCGCAATGGTATGCTCGTTTTAGACGAAGCTTTTGATAAGTGGAACGATCAGTTTTTTGGTGAAGGCAATAGCTTTGATGATCACTGGAAAAGTAGCTTGAAAGCTTTTGTTAAAAGGGATAGAAATCATCCATCGGTGTTTTTATGGAGTGTAGGAAACGAAACCAGACAACAACGCAGCCCGAAAGCAGATTTTGGTGTGCCGATGTTAAAAGAGATGGTAAGTTTTATCCATAATTTTGAACCAAGTAGAAAAGTAACTTGTGGTTTGCATCCATCAAGAAAAAGTGGTGCTTACAGAACCGAAAATTATTACAGAGAAGGCCCGCCAGAAATGGAGTTTTACATGGATGTGGTGAGCACCAATTACCGCGAAGAGTTTTGGCCAGTAGACAAAGCCAACTATCCGCAATTGATGTTTATTTTGAGTGAAGCACAAGCCGGTAATTTGGGTAATGAGTGGTTTAATATTAACCATCATTCTTCTGTAGGATTATTTTATTGGGGCGGTACAGATTACATTGGTGAGTCTTTTGGATGGCCTGCTAAAGGTTGGCCAAACGGTATTATCGATTGGGACGATCACTGGAAACCTTTTAGCTATTACATACACAGTTTGTTTAGTGAAGAACCTATGGTGTATATTACTGCTTATGATGAAGGCAATGCCACTGCAAAACTATGGAATGAGGTTAAACTCAGGTATCAGCCTATGTTTTCACACTGGAACTGGCAGGGCAAAGACTCAGTGCAACTACTCACATTTAGCAATTGCCAAGAAGTAGAGCTTTTTGTAAATGACAAATCGATGGGTGTTAAAAAAGTGCCAGAAGAATATTACACCAAAGATATTACAGCACATTCAGCAGAAGAGTATGACCCAGAAAACCCACCTCTACTAGGTCCAGAAATGCACAAAAAGTTGGAGTGGAAAATTCCGTATTCAACAGGAACCATTCGAGCAGAAGGGAAAATAAATGGCAAAGTGGTAAGTACACATGAGCTTAAAACTACTGGCAAAGCGGCAAGTATAGAGCTGGTTGCCGACCGCGAAAAGATAAAAGCCAATGGTTTAGATTTGTCTTACATTACCGTAAAAGTGGTGGATAAAAATGGCTTGCTAATACCAGATGCTGCTAACGAAATCAAGTTTATGGTAACAGGTGAAGGTACAAATGCAGGCGTGGGAAATGCCGATATTTCGAGTAACGAGCCTTTTGTAAGTGATCAAAGAAAAGTGTTTCAGGGAAAAGCTTTGCTAGTAATTAGGTCAAGCAGAACTCCCGGCAAAATTACCATTAAAGCCAAAGCCCGAGGACTAAAAACCGGTGTTTTGGAAATTGAGAGTGAGTAA
- a CDS encoding efflux RND transporter permease subunit, which produces MEEGISGKVAHFFINSKLTILLMVALMIIGVYSSSLIPREEEPQINVPMADIMIGYPGASPAELESRVVKPLEKIIGNIKGVEHIHSMAMNGMAMIIVQFYVGEDIERSYVKLYDELNKHQGMFPEGVYQPLVKTRSIDDVPMLGLTLWSENYDDFQLRAIAEEVTSEIEKVKDVAITKVIGGRNRQLKVVLDKDKMAENAVDALSIMQMIQANNGSSQSGSFVNNDEEYLVTTGKFLTSAEDIENLVIGVNKNMPVYLKQVATIEDGPETPNSYVSFGYGKANEDFKGYKSEYPAVTISVAKVKGADAMKIADKIVDQIDLLKLNLIPNDVHVSVTRNYGETASHKVGELLMHLGVAILAVTVLVMLAMGWRGGLVVFFSVPLTFALTLFSYYILGYTLNRITLFALVFVVGIVVDDSIIIAENMHRHFKMKRLPFKQAAIFAINEVGNPTILATFTVIAAILPMAFVSGMMGPYMSPMPIGASIAMMLSLFVALTVTPYLGYHLLREKDEQEHKEEHNLETSVIYKIYKKIEQPMLDSSAKRWVMLGITLFLLVGSVLMFFTKSVAVKMLPFDNKNEFQVVIDMPEGTTLERTAAVTKEVAQYLSTIPEVVDYQNYIGTSAPITFNGLVRHYDNRGGSNMADIQVNLLYKEDRDLQSHDIAKLVRPQVQQIAKKYGANIKLVEVPPGPPVLSTLVAEVYGGPNYDEQIMVADQVKSILENTDDIVDIDWMVEDAQTEFKLEVDREKAMLNGIAPQQVVGNLTYILRDLPISNLYDEYANDNVGIVLSLDDSDKSNLQDIQSLKVKGKQGNVVPVSDLVKVKEASLQKTIYRKDQKRVVYVLADMAGALESPVYAILGMEQKLKEMSLPKGYEVKELYMEQPTDETDFTVKWDGEWQITLEVFRDLGAAFMVVIIVIYMLIVGWFQNFKTPMVMMIAIPLSLVGIVLGHWLLGAFFTATSFIGMIALAGVMVRNSVLLIDFIEIRLNDGIPLKQAIIDAGAVRTTPILLTTGAVVIGASIILFDPIFQGLAISLVAGAIVSTLLTLIVVPLIYYMTEKTKWEN; this is translated from the coding sequence ATGGAAGAAGGAATATCAGGTAAAGTCGCCCATTTTTTCATCAACTCAAAGCTTACCATTTTATTAATGGTAGCACTGATGATTATCGGGGTGTATAGTTCTTCGTTAATTCCAAGAGAAGAAGAACCTCAGATAAATGTACCAATGGCCGATATTATGATCGGTTATCCGGGGGCGAGTCCGGCAGAATTAGAAAGCAGAGTAGTTAAGCCGCTAGAAAAAATCATAGGCAACATAAAAGGAGTGGAGCATATTCACTCAATGGCGATGAACGGCATGGCTATGATTATTGTGCAGTTTTATGTGGGTGAAGACATTGAAAGATCTTATGTGAAATTGTACGACGAGTTGAACAAACATCAGGGTATGTTTCCAGAAGGTGTGTATCAACCTCTAGTAAAAACCAGATCGATAGACGATGTACCGATGTTAGGCTTAACGCTTTGGAGTGAAAACTACGACGATTTCCAACTAAGAGCGATTGCCGAAGAGGTTACTTCTGAGATTGAAAAAGTAAAAGATGTAGCGATTACGAAAGTAATTGGTGGTAGAAATCGCCAGTTAAAAGTGGTGTTGGATAAGGATAAAATGGCTGAAAATGCTGTGGATGCATTGAGTATTATGCAGATGATTCAGGCAAACAACGGAAGTTCTCAATCTGGAAGCTTTGTAAATAATGATGAAGAATACTTAGTAACTACTGGCAAGTTTTTAACTTCTGCTGAAGATATAGAGAATCTGGTAATCGGTGTAAACAAAAATATGCCGGTATACTTAAAGCAGGTGGCTACAATCGAAGATGGTCCAGAAACACCAAACAGTTATGTTTCTTTCGGTTATGGAAAAGCCAACGAAGATTTTAAAGGTTACAAATCTGAGTATCCTGCGGTAACCATCTCTGTTGCCAAAGTGAAAGGAGCAGATGCGATGAAGATTGCTGATAAAATTGTAGATCAGATCGATCTGTTAAAGCTAAACTTGATTCCTAATGATGTGCATGTGAGTGTTACCAGAAACTATGGTGAAACAGCTTCGCACAAAGTAGGTGAGTTATTAATGCACTTAGGTGTGGCAATTCTAGCAGTAACTGTATTGGTAATGTTGGCCATGGGCTGGAGAGGTGGCTTAGTCGTGTTCTTTTCAGTACCACTTACTTTCGCTTTAACCTTGTTCAGTTATTACATTTTAGGTTACACGCTAAACCGTATCACGCTGTTTGCTTTGGTGTTCGTAGTTGGTATCGTGGTAGATGATAGTATTATTATCGCAGAAAACATGCACCGCCATTTTAAAATGAAGCGATTGCCATTTAAACAGGCTGCTATTTTCGCGATAAACGAAGTTGGTAACCCAACCATTTTGGCAACTTTTACAGTAATTGCAGCTATTTTACCAATGGCATTTGTATCAGGAATGATGGGCCCTTATATGAGTCCGATGCCGATTGGTGCTTCTATTGCGATGATGTTGTCTCTGTTCGTAGCATTAACAGTAACTCCATATTTGGGTTATCACTTACTAAGAGAAAAAGACGAGCAAGAACACAAAGAAGAGCACAATTTAGAAACCAGTGTGATCTACAAAATCTATAAAAAGATTGAGCAACCAATGCTCGATAGTTCAGCAAAACGCTGGGTAATGTTAGGAATCACCTTATTTTTATTAGTAGGTTCAGTATTGATGTTCTTTACTAAATCGGTAGCTGTAAAAATGCTTCCTTTTGATAACAAGAATGAGTTCCAAGTAGTGATTGATATGCCAGAAGGAACAACACTGGAAAGAACTGCTGCCGTAACCAAAGAAGTGGCTCAGTATCTATCTACCATTCCAGAAGTAGTGGATTATCAGAATTACATTGGTACTTCTGCTCCAATCACTTTTAATGGATTAGTAAGACATTACGATAATCGTGGTGGTAGCAACATGGCAGATATTCAAGTAAACTTGTTATACAAAGAAGACAGAGATTTACAAAGTCATGATATAGCTAAATTGGTGAGACCACAAGTGCAGCAAATAGCTAAAAAATATGGTGCGAATATCAAATTAGTTGAAGTACCACCGGGCCCTCCAGTATTATCAACTTTAGTGGCTGAGGTATATGGCGGACCAAACTACGACGAGCAAATAATGGTAGCCGATCAGGTAAAATCCATTCTTGAAAACACCGATGATATTGTAGATATCGACTGGATGGTAGAAGATGCGCAAACAGAGTTTAAGTTAGAAGTAGACAGAGAAAAAGCGATGTTAAACGGCATTGCTCCGCAACAAGTAGTTGGAAACTTAACTTACATCTTGAGAGATTTACCAATCTCTAACTTGTACGACGAGTATGCAAATGACAATGTAGGCATTGTTCTTTCACTAGACGATAGCGACAAGAGCAATTTACAAGATATCCAAAGCTTAAAGGTAAAAGGCAAACAAGGCAATGTAGTACCTGTAAGCGATCTAGTAAAAGTAAAAGAAGCATCATTACAAAAAACAATCTATCGCAAAGATCAGAAAAGAGTAGTGTATGTTTTAGCAGATATGGCAGGAGCTTTAGAAAGTCCAGTTTATGCGATTCTCGGAATGGAGCAAAAGCTAAAAGAGATGAGTTTGCCTAAAGGTTATGAGGTGAAAGAACTCTACATGGAACAACCTACAGACGAAACAGATTTCACTGTAAAATGGGATGGAGAATGGCAAATTACGCTGGAAGTTTTCCGCGATCTAGGAGCAGCATTTATGGTGGTAATCATTGTAATATATATGTTGATTGTTGGCTGGTTCCAGAATTTTAAAACCCCAATGGTAATGATGATTGCCATTCCACTTTCATTAGTTGGTATTGTACTAGGCCACTGGTTATTAGGTGCATTCTTTACTGCAACATCTTTTATCGGTATGATCGCACTAGCAGGTGTAATGGTTAGAAACTCAGTGTTATTGATAGACTTTATCGAGATCAGATTGAATGATGGTATTCCATTAAAACAAGCCATAATTGATGCAGGAGCGGTTAGAACTACACCAATTTTACTAACAACCGGAGCCGTTGTAATCGGTGCTTCTATCATCTTGTTCGACCCAATTTTCCAGGGTCTTGCCATCTCTCTGGTAGCAGGAGCAATTGTGTCTACTTTGCTTACACTTATTGTAGTACCTCTTATCTACTATATGACAGAAAAAACCAAGTGGGAAAACTAA
- a CDS encoding PLDc N-terminal domain-containing protein — protein MWIINLDNISFVISLVALFDLLRLKLLNANKLIWLVIIIFAPIIGSMLYFIIGKKYKTINR, from the coding sequence ATATGGATTATTAATCTGGACAATATTTCTTTCGTAATCAGTTTAGTAGCATTGTTTGATTTACTGAGGTTGAAGCTTCTAAATGCAAATAAATTAATCTGGTTGGTTATCATCATATTTGCACCTATCATTGGCTCAATGTTGTATTTTATAATTGGCAAGAAGTATAAAACAATTAATCGCTGA
- a CDS encoding efflux RND transporter periplasmic adaptor subunit encodes MKQILIVLIAFSFAQVFTSCSSGERKPVEVLDAIPVKVSKVATGENSRFITASGKVEAENSANLSTRMMGYVTGLKVKVGQKVSKGQLLLSINNADLQAKKAQVEASIIQAEAGYNNAKKDYERFKTLFDQKSASQKELDDMTARYEMAKAGLEAAKQMKNEVIAQFSYANITAPFSGIVTNTFIKEGDMANPGMPLVSVETRSNLQVTAMVSETDIDAIKNGMPVKVLVKSIGEEVEGKVSEVSLSAKNTGGQYLVKVNLDKVNDDILSGMFVNVQFPVEKLDNATASSTVLIPESVLIRHGQLQGVYTIGNDNVAILRWLRLGKTYGDQVEVLSGLSANEQFITTAEGKLFNGAKVTF; translated from the coding sequence ATGAAACAAATACTTATAGTTTTAATAGCATTTTCTTTCGCTCAGGTTTTTACAAGTTGCAGTTCAGGAGAAAGAAAGCCTGTAGAAGTACTGGATGCAATTCCGGTAAAAGTAAGTAAAGTAGCTACTGGTGAAAATAGTAGATTTATTACTGCCAGTGGTAAAGTGGAAGCAGAAAACAGTGCTAACCTAAGCACCAGAATGATGGGTTATGTAACTGGCCTCAAAGTAAAAGTAGGACAAAAAGTTTCTAAAGGTCAGCTTTTATTAAGCATCAATAATGCAGACTTACAAGCTAAAAAAGCACAAGTTGAGGCTTCAATTATACAAGCAGAAGCAGGATATAACAATGCGAAAAAGGATTACGAACGCTTTAAAACATTGTTCGATCAGAAGAGTGCTTCTCAAAAAGAGTTGGATGATATGACCGCCAGATACGAAATGGCAAAAGCAGGTTTGGAAGCAGCCAAACAAATGAAAAACGAAGTGATCGCACAGTTCTCCTATGCAAATATTACTGCACCATTTTCAGGAATTGTAACCAACACATTTATAAAAGAAGGAGACATGGCAAACCCAGGAATGCCATTGGTAAGTGTAGAAACGCGCTCAAATTTACAGGTTACCGCGATGGTTTCTGAAACTGATATTGATGCGATAAAAAACGGAATGCCAGTAAAAGTGTTAGTGAAATCAATCGGAGAAGAGGTAGAAGGCAAAGTGAGTGAAGTGAGTTTATCAGCTAAAAACACAGGCGGACAATATCTTGTAAAAGTGAATTTAGATAAAGTAAATGATGATATTCTTTCTGGAATGTTTGTAAATGTGCAATTTCCGGTCGAAAAATTAGACAATGCAACCGCATCTTCTACAGTACTCATCCCAGAATCTGTATTAATCAGACATGGTCAATTACAAGGAGTTTACACCATTGGGAATGATAATGTAGCGATTTTGAGATGGTTAAGATTGGGCAAAACTTATGGCGATCAAGTAGAAGTATTATCAGGACTTTCTGCAAACGAACAGTTCATCACTACTGCAGAAGGCAAGCTGTTTAATGGTGCTAAAGTCACTTTCTAA
- a CDS encoding archaemetzincin, with product MCNYKALQSASLIKPILFTITLLAIFSCETKQENANTSKQVSIEKEFQLADLKLLKPLQLRFAEPNPGEWAYIHHEGGQSFSAYKNSNPVRPSSKRNKIYIKPIGKFTKSDSLIFESLKTYTQVFFGLETILLAQVSDSIIPNVGRRQHDDIEQLHTKYILNEILIKSLPADAIMYTAVTSKDLYPKAGWNYVFGQSNLEEKVGVLSMYRYKVELSKNQNQSLFLNRLLKTATHEMGHILSIKHCTRYKCLMNGSNSLPEADAKPSWLCSECLAKLIWCTNGNIRERYNALITFSNKHAFPKKAKFYTKSMALLSVE from the coding sequence ATGTGTAATTATAAAGCTTTACAAAGTGCATCCTTAATAAAACCAATACTTTTCACCATAACTTTATTGGCTATCTTCTCTTGTGAAACAAAACAAGAAAATGCCAATACCTCCAAGCAAGTATCAATTGAAAAAGAGTTTCAGCTAGCAGATTTAAAGTTGCTCAAACCACTTCAGTTGAGATTTGCCGAACCAAATCCCGGTGAGTGGGCATACATCCATCACGAAGGAGGTCAATCTTTTTCTGCTTACAAAAACTCAAACCCGGTAAGGCCGAGCAGCAAACGAAATAAGATTTACATTAAGCCCATCGGTAAATTTACTAAGTCAGATAGCCTCATTTTCGAATCATTAAAAACATATACCCAAGTATTCTTTGGTTTAGAAACCATCTTGTTGGCTCAAGTTTCAGACAGTATTATTCCAAATGTAGGAAGAAGGCAGCACGATGATATTGAGCAATTACATACAAAATACATACTCAATGAGATTTTAATTAAATCACTGCCAGCAGATGCCATTATGTATACAGCGGTTACGAGTAAAGATTTATATCCTAAAGCTGGTTGGAATTACGTGTTTGGTCAATCGAATTTGGAAGAAAAGGTGGGTGTTTTATCTATGTATCGATACAAAGTTGAGTTGTCAAAAAATCAAAATCAATCCTTATTTCTAAATAGGTTGCTCAAAACGGCGACTCACGAAATGGGTCACATCCTCTCAATAAAGCATTGCACCAGATATAAATGCTTAATGAATGGCAGTAACAGTTTGCCAGAAGCAGATGCTAAACCTTCTTGGTTGTGTTCAGAATGTCTGGCAAAATTAATTTGGTGTACAAATGGCAATATTAGAGAAAGGTATAATGCTTTAATTACTTTCTCAAACAAGCACGCATTTCCCAAAAAAGCGAAATTTTATACTAAGTCTATGGCGTTACTATCAGTTGAGTAG
- a CDS encoding CYTH domain-containing protein produces the protein MGVEIERKFLIKNDSWKSSADNGVQIKQGYLNSDKNRTVRVRVYGETGFLTIKGKNENLTRQEFEYEIPLDDANNLLELCEMPIIEKMRYIIVDQGNNWELDVFEGENKGLLVAEIELNSEDHQLELPAWVGEEVSTDPKYYNSSLISNPYKNWDV, from the coding sequence ATGGGAGTAGAAATAGAAAGAAAGTTTTTAATTAAAAACGATAGCTGGAAAAGCAGTGCGGATAATGGTGTTCAAATTAAGCAAGGCTATCTTAATTCTGATAAAAATAGAACAGTACGTGTTAGGGTCTACGGGGAAACCGGTTTTTTGACTATTAAAGGCAAAAATGAAAACCTGACCAGACAAGAGTTTGAATATGAAATTCCGCTTGATGATGCCAATAACCTGCTTGAGCTTTGCGAAATGCCCATCATCGAAAAAATGAGATACATAATCGTAGATCAGGGAAATAACTGGGAGTTAGATGTTTTTGAAGGTGAAAACAAAGGCTTGTTAGTTGCAGAGATTGAGCTCAATAGCGAAGATCATCAACTTGAATTACCGGCATGGGTTGGCGAAGAGGTTTCTACCGATCCCAAGTATTATAATTCTTCATTAATATCGAATCCATATAAAAATTGGGATGTGTAA
- a CDS encoding YgaP family membrane protein yields the protein MKNRIVRGVAGTFIIISLLLATYVNINWLWFTAFVGANLLQSSLTKWCLLEDILKLFGVEDEQCYR from the coding sequence ATGAAAAACAGAATTGTACGTGGAGTAGCTGGCACATTTATTATCATCAGCTTATTATTAGCCACTTATGTAAATATTAATTGGTTATGGTTTACTGCTTTTGTAGGAGCCAATTTATTACAGTCTTCTTTAACCAAATGGTGCTTACTAGAAGATATTTTGAAACTTTTTGGCGTAGAAGACGAACAATGTTATCGCTAA
- a CDS encoding TolC family protein, giving the protein MKNKYLVVLISALLSANSLFGQDTITISKEEILSKIAKGNLQVKIAEKTFESAKADYSQSKALFLPNITVSHTAMLTTNPLMAFGSKLNQEILTQNDFNTDLLNNPEKIDNYATAIEVQQPIFNMDGVYERQAAKTKMQAYQLQAERTKEYIELEVNKAYMQLQLAYSAVKVLEKANATSEASLQMVENYFEQGMLQKTDLLSVQVRVNEVKNQLQYARSNVKNASDYLAFLLNEEGETVVYKPAEEIASDIDVKVFDTSLSESRKDIMAMKLSTEAYEKMFQSSKMKFLPRLNAFGSYQLYDDQLFQMGASGYLIGAQLSWNIFDGYKSIGKMEKQKVEYQKSMVESTQYKSQSQLEINKTNRQLKDAENKVNLSKLALEQSREAYRIRSDRFQQGLEKTTDLLQSETQMIQKELESLQAVFEYNFTQKYLEFLTQ; this is encoded by the coding sequence ATGAAGAATAAATATTTAGTTGTATTAATCTCAGCACTTCTTTCTGCAAACAGCCTATTTGGACAGGATACGATAACTATTTCTAAGGAAGAGATACTTTCTAAAATAGCTAAAGGCAACCTCCAAGTAAAGATTGCAGAAAAAACTTTTGAATCAGCGAAGGCTGATTATAGCCAGTCGAAGGCGCTTTTTTTACCGAATATTACGGTTTCGCACACGGCAATGTTGACAACCAATCCTCTAATGGCATTTGGCTCAAAGCTTAATCAGGAAATTTTAACTCAGAATGATTTTAACACAGACTTGTTAAATAACCCTGAAAAAATCGACAATTACGCTACAGCCATCGAAGTACAACAACCCATTTTTAATATGGATGGTGTGTACGAAAGACAAGCTGCTAAAACCAAAATGCAAGCTTATCAACTACAAGCGGAGCGTACCAAAGAATACATTGAGCTAGAAGTAAATAAGGCTTATATGCAATTGCAATTGGCATATAGTGCTGTAAAAGTGCTAGAAAAAGCCAATGCAACTTCTGAAGCTAGTTTACAAATGGTTGAGAATTACTTTGAGCAGGGAATGCTACAGAAAACAGATTTACTTTCTGTTCAAGTACGAGTAAACGAAGTAAAAAACCAGTTGCAGTATGCGAGAAGTAATGTGAAAAACGCTTCAGACTATTTAGCATTTCTATTAAATGAAGAAGGCGAAACTGTAGTTTACAAACCTGCCGAAGAAATAGCTTCTGATATTGATGTAAAGGTTTTCGATACCAGTTTATCAGAATCTAGAAAAGATATTATGGCGATGAAACTTTCTACTGAAGCTTATGAAAAAATGTTTCAGTCTAGTAAGATGAAGTTTCTGCCGAGATTAAATGCTTTTGGCAGCTATCAGTTGTACGACGACCAATTATTCCAGATGGGAGCGAGTGGTTATCTAATTGGTGCGCAACTTTCTTGGAACATATTCGATGGTTACAAATCCATAGGAAAAATGGAAAAGCAAAAAGTTGAATACCAGAAATCGATGGTTGAAAGTACACAATACAAAAGCCAGAGCCAATTGGAAATCAACAAAACTAACCGCCAGCTAAAAGATGCAGAAAACAAAGTAAATCTCTCGAAACTGGCATTGGAACAATCTCGCGAAGCTTACCGCATCCGTTCAGATCGCTTCCAACAAGGATTAGAAAAAACAACAGACTTATTGCAGTCAGAAACTCAGATGATTCAGAAAGAGCTAGAAAGTTTACAGGCTGTATTCGAATATAATTTCACTCAAAAATACTTGGAATTTTTAACTCAGTAA
- a CDS encoding SMI1/KNR4 family protein, translating into MKELLTEIFKNAVLFDYNDEITDVQRQIAWIGNEPADEKTIAEVEQKLDVQFPTEYKELLKVANGFPTWCDAADPSFMKVEEIGYLRDIDPQIVEKWSGKGNEDIGATLSKSILVGGYQEEQYFLLIPPAEQGAKWKYWKFASWIPGEIEFDSLTFYLENMLEFMQESLEEEEY; encoded by the coding sequence ATGAAAGAACTCTTAACAGAAATATTTAAGAATGCAGTGTTATTTGATTATAACGATGAAATAACAGACGTGCAAAGACAGATTGCATGGATAGGTAATGAGCCTGCTGATGAAAAAACCATTGCAGAAGTAGAACAAAAACTCGATGTGCAGTTTCCTACTGAGTACAAAGAATTGCTTAAGGTTGCTAATGGCTTCCCTACATGGTGCGATGCCGCAGACCCGAGCTTTATGAAGGTGGAGGAAATTGGCTATTTAAGAGATATTGATCCGCAAATAGTTGAAAAGTGGAGTGGAAAAGGTAACGAAGATATTGGAGCAACTCTTAGTAAAAGTATTCTAGTAGGAGGTTATCAAGAAGAGCAATATTTTCTTTTAATTCCGCCAGCAGAGCAAGGAGCTAAATGGAAATATTGGAAATTTGCTAGTTGGATCCCGGGTGAAATAGAGTTTGATAGTTTAACCTTCTATCTGGAAAATATGCTTGAATTTATGCAAGAATCGCTCGAAGAAGAGGAGTACTAA